One window of the Cryptomeria japonica chromosome 7, Sugi_1.0, whole genome shotgun sequence genome contains the following:
- the LOC131856806 gene encoding uncharacterized protein LOC131856806, with amino-acid sequence MLVVIIEIMNNRVMKCQHGEANMSFWDEKMRRQWTSFKTPPYIGPGPRQGKGNRETCVWQPPKNGWFKLNFDGASRGNPGQAGIGCCLHNSNGIEVAQREKPIGIETNNRAEFMALVEGLEMCKASGVEKLVVEGDSAIVINALRNGSILNWRLDMLLSRALKFGKAFKSIIFNHIFQEGNSRSDELANMGADGLYLE; translated from the coding sequence ATGTTAGTTGTTATTATTGAAATTATGAACAACAGAGTCATGAAGTGTCAGCATGGGGAGGCAAATATGTCCTTCTGGGATGAAAAGATGAGGCGTCAGTGGACTAGCTTCAAGACCCCCCCTTATATTGGACCAGGGCCTAGGCAAGGTAAAGGTAATAGGGAAACTTGTGTTTGGCAACCACCCAAGAATGGATGGttcaagcttaactttgatggtgcttctagaggTAACCCAGGACAAGCTGGCATTGGGTGTTGTCTTCACAACTCTAATGGGATCGAGGTGGCTCAGAGAGAAAAACCAATAGGCATTGAAACCAACAATAGGGCAGAATTTATGGCTTTGGTGGAAGGGCTTGAAATGTGCAAAGCATCAGGAGTGGAGAAATTAGTTGTTGAAGGGGACTCAGCCATTGTGATCAATGCTCTGAGAAATGGATCCATTCTAAATTGGAGGTTAGATATGTTGCTTAGCAGAGCTCTAAAATTTGGAAAGGCCTTCAAGAGTATTATATTTAATCACATCTTCCAGGAGGGTAATTCTAGATCTGATGAATTAGCTAATATGGGAGCAGATGGTCTCTACTTAGAATAG
- the LOC131856805 gene encoding uncharacterized protein LOC131856805, which translates to MVGNPAIGASGGLAIIWDPRVVSFEVVNSQAHWMSDWVKGIKKNLCFLLVNVYGPTQNKDKRKIWSELKLFLKAIPNQICIIGGDFNAILNPKEKWGGIRKISRSKKYFCEWVHRINLMEIKTMKDTYNWNNRRSGFSFIAEKLDRFFLWGSLIDFPNSLYAEFLPISGSNHYPIQLSITEESKPRRCPFKFELMWMKEDKIMGLVEKWWKEMEITVSEIFGVISNLKVVKNNLLRWNKMHFGNIFETKARLEDETSALNKIFMENEMDQALFLEEKWLLANYEDILAKEKVFWHQKSREFWLSDGDRNTKFFHNSTKQRRTVNRITKIKTSEGKTIEDPNLITSKVVKYFENILNNWEGSNLSFRDDILANIPKIVTEAQNKNLGARFTKEKVKIALM; encoded by the coding sequence ATGGTTGGAAACCCAGCTATTGGAGCCTCAGGGGGCTTGGCTATAATTTGGGATCCTAGAGTGGTCTCCTTTGAGGTGGTTAATAGCCAGGCACATTGGATGAGCGATTGGGTAAAAGGTATCAAAAAAAACCTTTGTTTCCTTCTTGTAAATGTTTATGGCCCAACACAAAATAAGGATAAAAGAAAGATCTGGAGTGAACTTAAGCTATTTCTAAAAGCAATCCCTAATCAGATTTGTATCATTGGGGGAGACTTTAATGCCATCTTGAACCCAAAAGAGAAATGGGGAGGGATTAGAAAAATTTCACGATCAAAGAAATATTTTTGTGAATGGGTACATCGAATCAACCTCATGGAGATTAAGACAATGAAGGATACTTATAATTGGAACAATAGAAGGTCAGGCTTTAGCTTCATAGCGGAAAAACTGGATAGGTTTTTTCTCTGGGGGAGCCTGATCGACTTCCCTAACTCATTATATGCAGAATTCCTTCCTATCTCTGGCTCTAACCATTATCCCATTCAGTTATCAATTACAGAGGAATCCAAACCTAGAAGGTGTCCTTTTAAGTTTGAACTGATGTGGATGAAAGAGGACAAGATTATGGGACTGGTGGAGAAATGGTGGAAAGAGATGGAAATCACAGTCTCTGAAATTTTTGGAGTCATTAGCAACCTGAAGGTGGTTAAGAATAATCTGCTAAGGTGGAATAAAATGCACTTTGGCAACATTTTTGAGACTAAGGCTAGACTTGAGGATGAAACTAGTGCGCTTAATAAGATATTCATGGAAAATGAGATGGATCAGGCTCTTTTCCTGGAAGAAAAATGGTTATTAGCGAATTATGAGGATATCTTGGCTAAGGAGAAAGTTTTCTGGCACCAAAAGTCTAGAGAGTTCTGGTTAAGTGATGGAGATaggaatactaagtttttccacaatagtactaaacAGAGGAGGACAGTTAACAGAATAACTAAAATCAAAACAAGTGAAGGTAAAACCATTGAAGATCCTAACCTAATCACATCTAAGGTagttaagtattttgagaatatcCTAAATAACTGGGAGGGTTCTAACTTGAGCTTTCGAGATGATATCCTAGCCAACATCCCAAAAATAGTCACTGAAGCGCAGAACAAGAATCTAGGGGCTAGATTCACTAAAGAGAAGGTGAAAATAGCTCTAATGTAG